One Maniola jurtina chromosome 24, ilManJurt1.1, whole genome shotgun sequence DNA window includes the following coding sequences:
- the LOC123877529 gene encoding ankyrin repeat domain-containing protein 65-like: protein MSLQQSLVHHFCSWKPPPPAVEGRTSRDITLSFSAGLYSCLRNQLLYRVEKKEKIPPWVLVYCGGKTTKAIDKLAPCHPHRFRMRVLIKATAVATLAETLIQHYGDEKTVYELIGEAGRGDENDEKKGSKNESQKDKADGPTAGVTKHGSWLESAWSDETRTNTDTDGTSAVCLCMAVRCGYLKQVQQMLEERPLLISVINYNNGYTPLATAVRKGELGMVKYLVCAGAEVEQRSSTGQTPLHLAVLSANVAVAEFLLEKGADFQARDLNQLRVEHYAVDSCELDMVRFVMDRGGDVTVRDSNGWTPLFRAVCQGARTEVIKELVHRGSDVEAADKAQLTIAAAARLLQDRHGRRRESVLRLVDAQYQHGKVVASFTRLTKKISTFHNLMKQ from the exons ATGAGTCTTCAACAATCCTTGGTGCATCACTTCTGCAGCTGGAAGCCGCCTCCTCCAGCAGTGGAGGGGAGGACGAGCCGCGACATCACTCTCTCCTTCTCCGCCGGCCTCTACAGCTGTCTGCGAAACCAACTGCTGTACAGAGTGGAGAAGAAAGAGAAGATTCCACCTTGGGTGCTGGTTTACTG tGGCGGCAAAACCACAAAGGCAATCGACAAGCTAGCGCCCTGCCATCCGCACAGGTTCCGCATGCGAGTCCTCATCAAGGCGACTGCTGTAGCCACCTTAGCGGAAACACTTATACAGCATTATGGAGACGAGAAAACGGTTTACGAACTCATAGGAGAGGCAGGTCGAGGGGATGAAAACGACGAGAAAAAGGGTTCAA aaaatgaatcgcaaaaggACAAAGCTGACGGCCC TACAGCTGGAGTAACGAAGCATGGGAGTTGGTTGGAGTCCGCGTGGTCGGACGAGACGCGGACCAACACCGACACGGACGGCACGTCGGCGGTCTGCTTGTGCATGGCGGTGCGCTGCGGGTACCTCAAGCAG GTACAACAAATGCTAGAGGAGCGTCCTCTGCTGATATCGGTCATCAACTACAACAACGGTTATACGCCTCTAGCAACCGCCGTGCGAAAAG GTGAGCTGGGCATGGTGAAGTACCTGGTGTGCGCCGGCGCGGAGGTGGAGCAGCGCTCGTCCACGGGGCAGACGCCGCTGCACCTCGCTGTGCTGTCCGCTAACGTCGCTGTTGCTGAGTTCCTGCTGGAGAAGGGCGCTGACTTCCAG GCCAGGGACCTCAATCAGCTCCGCGTGGAACATTATGCGGTGGACTCTTGCGAGCTGGACATGGTGAGGTTTGTGATGGACCGCGGTGGTGACGTCACTGTGCGGGACAGCAACGGGTGGACACCTCTGTTTAGAGCTG TGTGTCAAGGAGCAAGAACAGAAGTGATCAAGGAGTTGGTGCACCGAGGCAGTGACGTGGAGGCCGCGGACAAAGCTCAGCTCACCATCGCAGCCGCTGCGAGGCTGCTGCAGGATAGGCA CGGTCGTCGTCGGGAGTCGGTGCTGCGGCTGGTGGACGCGCAGTACCAGCACGGGAAGGTGGTCGCCAGCTTCACGCGCCTCACCAAGAAGATATCCACTTTCCACAACTTGATGAAGCAATAA